The Candida dubliniensis CD36 chromosome 2, complete sequence genome contains a region encoding:
- a CDS encoding ATP-dependent RNA helicase, putative (Similar to S. cerevisiae DHR1;~Similar to S. cerevisiae ECM16;~ECM16 is an alias, but is widely used - see SGD entry for YMR128W), translating to MGKYRKRFNEKARTGMLAKQAALRKARNKQFYRQDDEEENEPTPDTTEICNTQDSNSEILAPVTEEERLAKKRALEQNLYSENSKKEKMSRAKKKRLDKYIDHQLKREEKKILLEKLAETKMDTSNFAALKELGKGKQTKKEEMIEALELERQGRGDEHTREILYEERDIKDFNDDEDGSIFKSFDEDIHVQEEEEQRSTFVDNRPKKFGGQGFGFGFANIPVIKKDTTEAPKKKYSWRKRVEEEEKKRLKKEDDDDFASSSEDDEEDGISNTQEIVEAKELNDSEVEEEFETEAESSPEVGDSAESEVDLSSEEEEEEEESKLMKSKPRHSTTAASFKEWAEQQVRIMEGRDKNVLTPEASDEIKKKYSKQTVRDEDIDHSSDEEGYIPINKEMQRQAFVVEVGRTDYIQKQRVLLPVFAEEHRIMEAVYHHDCIILGGETGSGKTTQVPQFLYEAGFGNLSHDLYPGMIGVTQPRRVAAVSMAERVGNELGDHSHRVGYQIRFDTTIKNEGKENGTALKFMTDGVLLREMMTDFLLTKYSAIIIDEAHERNINTDILIGMLTRVVKLRRKYHKENPQQYKPLKLIIMSATLRVSDFSENPALFKTPPPIINVQARQYPVSIHFNRKTNYDYLEEAFKKTCKIHRKLPEGGILIFLTGQNEITTLVKKLRQEFPFKKKSAIQYDENIDVKLSENVQQEVEDVDFSVQSGDTGLLDDYEEGEENEEEEEGFEEAVDNKESEVGPLYVLPLYSLLPTKQQMKVFEDPPPGSRICIVATNVAETSLTIPGIRYVVDCGRSKERKYNQENGVQSFEIDWVSKASANQRAGRAGRTGPGHCYRLYSSAVFEDFFPQFSVPEILRMPFESIVLSMKSMGIDQIANFPFPTPPDRFSLKKAEELLIILGALDKQHKQITDLGKKMSLFPLSPRFAKILIIGNQQECLSYIIAIVSALSVGDPFIGENELVGNMSDEARREFRTKFYRSRALFSKLDASSNCMMLLSAVCAYDHVPKEEQNEFLQKHYLRHKMMEEIQKLRKQVGNIVENMIMSADGLQLAQKVKLPIPNKKQVSAMKQMIASGFIDQVAIRGDLISSEVKVANKTSIINIPYCPVMPIEDGPFVYLHPNSLIAESGQIPSSYLVYQSLSTKGNTGEGETKKVRMNPLVDISGKQLANIAKSSVLLTYSKPLGHPYAPKNLTPTRRECYVVPRFGAAIGSGGVGWDLPAIKVIQEKRKGVWVNL from the coding sequence ATGGGTAAATATAGAAAGAGATTTAATGAGAAGGCGAGGACAGGGATGCTTGCCAAACAAGCCGCATTGAGGAAAGCCAGAAATAAACAGTTCTATAGACAAGACGATGAAGAAGAGAATGAACCAACTCCAGATACCACTGAAATATGCAATACACAAGATTCAAATTCTGAAATACTTGCACCCGTCACCGAAGAAGAGCGATTAGCTAAAAAAAGGGCATTAGAACAAAATTTGTATTCGGAGAATTCCAAAAAGGAGAAAATGTCTCGAGCAAAGAAGAAACGTTTAGATAAATACATTgatcatcaattgaaaagggaagaaaagaaaatattgcTTGAAAAGTTGGCTGAGACCAAGATGGACACTAGTAACTTTGCTGCCCTTAAGGAGTTAGGAAAGGGTAAGCAAACCAAGAAGGAGGAAATGATTGAGGCATTGGAATTGGAACGTCAGGGGAGGGGCGATGAGCATACACGGGAAATTTTATATGAAGAACGGGATATAAAAGACttcaatgatgatgaagatggtAGTATATTTAAAAGCTTTGACGAAGATATACATGTGcaagaagaggaagaacaGCGGTCGACATTTGTGGATAATAGACCCAAAAAGTTTGGCGGTCAAGGTTTTGGTTTCGGTTTTGCCAATATACCTGtaattaaaaaagataCTACTGAAGctccaaagaaaaagtatAGCTGGAGAAAAAGAGTagaggaagaggaaaaGAAGAGATTAAAGAAGGAagacgatgatgattttgCATCGTCTTCAGAGGATGATGAAGAGGATGGCATTAGCAATACCCAAGAGATTGTTGAAGCAAAGGAGTTAAATGATCTGGAGGTTGaggaagaatttgaaactgAAGCTGAACTGAGCCCAGAAGTTGGTGATTCTGCTGAAAGTGAGGTTGATCTTTCaagtgaagaagaagaagaagaagaagagtcAAAGTTGATGAAAAGCAAACCGCGTCACTCTACTACTGCAGCTAGTTTCAAAGAATGGGCAGAACAACAGGTTCGTATTATGGAAGGAAGAGATAAGAATGTTCTCACACCAGAAGCTTCTGATGAGATTAAGAAAAAGTATTCAAAACAGACTGTTAGAGATGAAGACATAGATCACTCGTCCGATGAAGAAGGATACATCCCTataaacaaagaaatgCAACGTCAAgcatttgttgttgaagttgGCAGAACAgattatattcaaaaacaaagagtTTTACTTCCTGTTTTTGCTGAAGAGCACAGGATAATGGAGGCTGTCTATCACCACGATTGTATAATTCTTGGTGGTGAGACCGGTTCAGGGAAGACAACACAGGTTCCTCAGTTCTTATACGAGGCAGGTTTTGGCAACTTACTGCACGACTTGTATCCCGGAATGATTGGTGTGACTCAACCAAGAAGAGTGGCGGCTGTCTCTATGGCTGAAAGAGTTGGTAATGAATTGGGAGACCATAGTCACCGGGTTGGTTATCAAATACGATTTGATACAACTATAAAAAATGAAGGTAAGGAAAACGGTACTGCATTGAAATTTATGACCGATGGTGTTTTGTTGAGAGAAATGATGACGGATTTTTTGTTAACCAAATACTCAGcaataattattgatgaagcCCATGAGAGAAATATCAATACAGACATATTAATTGGAATGTTGACTAGAGTGGTGAAAttaagaagaaaatatcACAAGGAAAACCCTCAACAGTATAAGCCTTTGAAACTTATTATAATGTCGGCTACTTTGAGAGTCTCTGATTTTTCGGAGAACCCTGCGTTATTCAAAACGCCGCCTCCTATTATAAATGTCCAGGCAAGACAGTATCCAGTATCAATACATTTTAACCGAAAAACTAATTACGATTATTTGGAGGAAGCATTTAAAAAGACGTGTAAAATACACCGTAAACTTCCTGAAGGTGGTATATTAATATTCTTAACAGGGCAAAATGAGATCACCACTTTGGTGAAAAAGTTACGACAGGAATTCCCGTTTAAAAAGAAGTCAGCCATTCAATATGATGAGAATATTGATGTTAAGTTGTCAGAAAATGTTCAACAAGAGGTCGAAGATGTTGATTTCAGTGTTCAATCTGGAGATACTGGTCTACTTGACGATTATGAAGAAGGAGAAGAGAatgaggaagaagaagaaggttTCGAAGAGGCCGTTGATAATAAGGAGTCAGAAGTGGGCCCATTATATGTATTGCCtttatattctttattGCCGACTAAGCAACAAATGAAAGTGTTTGAGGACCCTCCACCAGGAAGCAGGATTTGTATAGTTGCCACCAATGTTGCCGAAACATCGTTGACGATACCAGGGATCAGATATGTGGTGGATTGTGGTCGTTCTaaggaaagaaaatacAACCAAGAAAATGGAGTACAgtcatttgaaattgactGGGTTTCGAAAGCGTCTGCTAACCAGCGTGCTGGTAGAGCGGGTAGAACTGGACCAGGACATTGCTACAGATTGTACTCTTCTGCGGTTTTTGAAGACTTTTTCCCACAGTTCAGTGTTCCTGAGATTTTACGTATGCCATTTGAAAGTATCGTTTTAAGTATGAAGAGTATGggaattgatcaaattgcTAACTTCCCTTTCCCTACTCCTCCTGATAGATTCTCGTTGAAGAAGGCCGAAGAATTGTTGATCATATTGGGTGCATTAGATAAACAACACAAGCAAATCACTGATTTAGGGAAGAAAATGTCATTGTTTCCGTTGAGTCCAAGATTCGCAAAAATCTTAATTATTGGAAACCAACAAGAGTGTCTTTCTTATATCATTGCTATTGTCTCGGCATTGTCTGTTGGGGATCCATTTATAGGTGAGAACGAATTAGTTGGAAATATGAGTGACGAAGCACGCAGAGAGTTTAGAACAAAATTCTATCGCTCACGTGCATTATTCTCAAAGTTGGATGCATCGAGTAATTGTATGATGTTATTGTCTGCTGTTTGTGCATATGACCATGTTCCAAAAGAGGAGCAAAATGAGTTTTTACAAAAGCATTATCTTAGGCATAAGATGATGGAAGAAATACAGAAGTTGAGAAAACAAGTTGGAAATATAGTAGAAAATATGATCATGTCTGCAGACGGGTTACAGTTGGCACAAAAAGTGAAGTTGCCCATTCCAAACAAAAAGCAAGTGAGTGCAATGAAACAGATGATTGCGTCAGGGTTTATAGACCAAGTGGCAATCCGAGGCGATCTCATTTCATCTGAGGTGAAAGTTGCAAACAAGACAAGTATCATAAATATCCCCTACTGTCCAGTGATGCCAATAGAAGATGGTCCATTTGTATACTTACACCCCAACTCCCTTATAGCTGAAAGCGGACAAATTCCAAGCTCGTATCTTGTTTATCAATCTTTGAGTACAAAGGGAAATACCGGTGAAGGTGAAACTAAGAAAGTAAGGATGAACCCGCTAGTTGATATAAGTGGCAAGCAGTTGGCTAATATAGCTAAAAGCTCAGTTCTACTCACATATTCCAAACCTTTAGGACACCCTTATGCTCCAAAAAACTTGACACCAACGAGAAGAGAATGCTATGTGGTTCCACGTTTTGGAGCAGCTATTGGGagtggtggtgttggttgGGATTTGCCTGCCATTAAAGTGATCCAGGAAAAACGTAAAGGTGTTTGGGTAAACTTATAG